Genomic DNA from Halobaculum sp. CBA1158:
GGCGTAAGTACCTTCGGCCGCCTCGACGGGCAAGCGTTTTGCGCCCGCCGACGGAGCCACCGCACATGAAGAACACCGAGGGGACGGAGGCGGCGAAGCGGGCGGCGGGCGAGGCGGCCGCCGCGGAGGTGGCCGACGGCGACCGCGTGGGGCTCGGCACCGGCTCGACGGCGGCGCACGCGATCCGCGACCTCGGCGAGCGCGTCGCCGAGGGGCTCGACATCGAGGGCGTCGCCACCTCCTACCAGTCGCGGGCGCTGGCGCGGGAGGCGGGGATCCCCCTCGCGTCGCTGTCGGACGTGGCTCGCGTCGACGTCGCCATCGACGGGGCCGATCAGGCGGCCCCGGAGTCGAACGCGCTAGTGAAAGGCGGCGGGGCGGCCCACGCCCGTGAGAAGGTCGTCGCCTCGGCGGCCGACGAGTTCCTCGTGGTCGCCGACGACTCGAAGCTCGCCGACCCCCTGGATCACCCCGTGCCGGTTGAGGTGCTCTCCGACGCCGTCGCGCGCGTCGAGCGGGCGCTCCGCGACGCCGGCGGCGACCCGACGCTGCGGGAGGCCGAGCGCAAGGACGGTCCCGTGATCACCGACAACGGGAACCTCGTGCTCGACTGCGAGTTCGGGGCGATCGACGCGCCGGCGTCGCTGGCGCGGACGCTGTCGGGGACCCCCGGCGTCGTCGAGCACGGGCTGTTCGTCGGACTGGCCGACGAACTGTACGTGGGCGAGGCTGACGGAGCAGTCGCTGTCCGGTCGCTGAAATAGTGGAGGAAGGGGGACCTGCTTACAGGTCGCGCGGCTGGACCGTCTTCCGGTCGTTCTCCTCGGCGCGGCGCGCTGCGTCCTCGAGCAGCTCCTCGACTTCCCCGTCGAGCGCGTCGTAGAAGTCGGACGCGACGTTCTTCTCCTCGAGGTACTCCTTGACGGCTGCCTTGACGATGAGGTCTGCCATGCAACCCGACGTTCCCGACGGCCCCTTATAAGATTTCCCAAGTCCTTCCGTCGACAGGGCCCCTCGCGGCCGTTCGCGGCCGTCTGCAGAAATTCACTTATATAGCGGTGTCGGTCGGAGGCTTCGAGTCGTCGCCCCCCGTCGGGTCGCTTATGCGAGAGACACTCGACGCCCTCGCCGCGGGCGAACTCACTCCGGCGGAGGCGGAGGCGACGCTTCGGGGTTACGCCACAACGGAGGCCGGGCGGTTCGACGCCGCCCGCGAGCGACGACGCGGCATTCCCGAGGGGATCCTGTCGGAGGGGAAGACGCCGGCGGAGGTCGCGGCGATGGTCGACGCCGCCCTCGACACGACCGGTCGGGCGCTCGTGACCCGAGCGGACGACGACGCGGTCGCGGGGATCCGGACGGTGGTCGAGGAGGAGTACCCGGCGGCGACGATCGACCGCGACGAGCGCGCCCGGACCGTCGTCGTCCGCGCTCAGGGGTACGAGCCGCCGTCGGTGGACGCCGACGTCGTCGTCGTCTCCGGCGGCACGGCCGACGCCCACGCCGCCCGGGAGGCGGCCGTCGTCGCCGGCGCGGCCGGCCCCAGGGTCGAGACGGTCGAGGACGTGGGCGTCGCCAACGTCTCGCGCGTGCTCGACCGGGCGGACACGCTCCGGGCGGCGGACGTGGTCGTCGCCGTCGCCGGCCGGGAGGCGGCCCTGCCGACGGTCGTCGCGGGCCTCGTCGACGCCCCGGTGATCGGCGTCCCGACCGCGACGGGGTACGGGATGGGCGGCGACGGCGAGGCGGCGCTGCTGGGGCTGCTCCAGTCGTGTACCGTGCTGTCGGTGGTGAACGTCGACGCCGGCTTCGTCGCCGGCGCGCAGGCGGCGCTGATCGCCCGAGGGATCGGGGACACCGCGGACGCGACGGAACCGGACGATCGTGATTCCGGGCGCTGACGGCCCAGCGCAACCGTGGAAGGGTATATGTGTTCGCATCCCGTATCACGGGTACCGGCAGCGGTGGACGCCGGTCGACCATGCCACGCTGCGACCACTGCGGGTCGCACGTATCCGACCGCTTCGCCCGCGTCTTCAGCGACGAATACGGAACGCTGAACGCGTGCCCGTCGTGCTCTGCGAACGCGGGCATCGCCGAAGCGGCACGAGAGCGGACCCGCGCCGACGACTGAACCGCTCTGCGACCACCTCACCGCGCCGCGCAGGCCACCACCCCACCCGTGCCCGCCATCCGGGGCCGGGCACGTGCGGCACAGCGCCGCACCGCCGTAGTTTATCCCCCCGCCCGCGTCACACAGCCCGATGAGCGACCGCACGAGCGACTGTGACCGCCCCAGCGATGCCGTCGACCGCGACCGCACCGGCGACGCCGCCTCCGACCCGACCGCGGAGGCCGAGCGCGTCGATACCGTCGACGGCGTCGCCGTCCCCGCGGGCGACCACTTCGTGTACGTGCTCGAGTGCGCAGACGGCTCGCTGTACACGGGCTACACGACCGACGTGGCCCGCCGCGTCGCCGAACACGACGCCGGCGACGGGGCGAAGTACACCCGCGGGCGAACGCCCGTCGAGCTGGTCCACGTCGAGGCGTTCGACTCGAAATCGGGGGCGATGTCCCGGGAGTACGCGATCAAAGAGCGATCGCGACGGGAGAAGGAGGCCCTGATCGACTGAGTGCCG
This window encodes:
- the rpiA gene encoding ribose-5-phosphate isomerase RpiA; the protein is MKNTEGTEAAKRAAGEAAAAEVADGDRVGLGTGSTAAHAIRDLGERVAEGLDIEGVATSYQSRALAREAGIPLASLSDVARVDVAIDGADQAAPESNALVKGGGAAHAREKVVASAADEFLVVADDSKLADPLDHPVPVEVLSDAVARVERALRDAGGDPTLREAERKDGPVITDNGNLVLDCEFGAIDAPASLARTLSGTPGVVEHGLFVGLADELYVGEADGAVAVRSLK
- a CDS encoding DUF1931 domain-containing protein, which codes for MADLIVKAAVKEYLEEKNVASDFYDALDGEVEELLEDAARRAEENDRKTVQPRDL
- the larB gene encoding nickel pincer cofactor biosynthesis protein LarB is translated as MRETLDALAAGELTPAEAEATLRGYATTEAGRFDAARERRRGIPEGILSEGKTPAEVAAMVDAALDTTGRALVTRADDDAVAGIRTVVEEEYPAATIDRDERARTVVVRAQGYEPPSVDADVVVVSGGTADAHAAREAAVVAGAAGPRVETVEDVGVANVSRVLDRADTLRAADVVVAVAGREAALPTVVAGLVDAPVIGVPTATGYGMGGDGEAALLGLLQSCTVLSVVNVDAGFVAGAQAALIARGIGDTADATEPDDRDSGR
- a CDS encoding GIY-YIG nuclease family protein, whose protein sequence is MYVLECADGSLYTGYTTDVARRVAEHDAGDGAKYTRGRTPVELVHVEAFDSKSGAMSREYAIKERSRREKEALID